One region of Etheostoma cragini isolate CJK2018 chromosome 16, CSU_Ecrag_1.0, whole genome shotgun sequence genomic DNA includes:
- the sptlc1 gene encoding serine palmitoyltransferase 1 has protein sequence MASGQQWVLVEMVQAFYEAPAYHLILEGILILWIIRLLFSKTYKLHETYRLTEKEKEDLIEEWQPEPLVPPVSKDHPSLNYDVVTGPPSHKIIINGKECINFASFNFLGLLDNERVKQKALASLKKYGVGTCGPRGFYGTFDVHLELESRLANFMNTEEAIIYSYGFATIASAIPAYSKRGDIIFVDEAACFSIQKGLQASRSFIKYFKHNDMEDLERLLKDQELEDHKNPRKARVTRKFIVVEGLYINTADICPLPELLKLKYKYKVRIFLEESMSFGVLGEHGRGVTEHFGVNVDDIDLISANMENAVASIGGFCCGRSFVIDHQRLSGQGYCFSASLPPMLAAAAIEALNIMEEDPDIFTVLREKCKQVYTALQGTPGLKVVGVQFAPALHLQLERSSGSRDSDMQLLRTVVEHCMERGVALTLARYLEKEERFLPSPSIRVVVTVEQTDEDIQKAVACIREAAAATLK, from the exons GCTCCTGCCTATCACCTGATCCTGGAGGGCATCCTCATCCTGTGGATCATCAGACTTCTGTTCTCCAAGACCTACAAGCTGCATGAGACCTACAGACTGACCGAGAAG GAAAAGGAGGACCTGATTGAGGAGTGGCAGCCGGAGCCTCTCGTTCCTCCCGTATCCAAAGACCATCCCTCCCTCAATTATGATGTTGTCACAGG accTCCCAGCCACAAAATCATAATCAATGGGAAAGAGTGCATTAACTTTGCATCATTTAACTTCCTGGGCCTCCTCGACAACGAGCGGGTTAAG CAAAAAGCTTTGGCATCGCTGAAGAAATATGGCGTGGGCACGTGTGGTCCAAGGGGCTTCTATGGAACCTTTG ATGTTCACCTGGAGCTGGAGAGTCGTCTGGCCAACTTCATGAACACGGAGGAGGCCATCATCTATTCCTACGGCTTCGCAACCATCGCCAGTGCCATCCCGGCCTACTCCAAGAGGGGCGACATCATCTTTGT GGACGAAGCCGCCTGCTTCTCCATCCAGAAGGGTCTCCAGGCGTCCCGCAGCTTCATCAAATACTTCAAACACAACGACATGGAGGATCTGGAGAGGCTGCTCAAGGACCAGGAGCTGGAGGACCACAAG AATCCTCGCAAAGCTCGAGTGACCCGGAAGTTCATTGTAGTGGAGGGACTGTACATCAACACTGCAGACATCTGTCCCCTCCCAGAACTG CTGAagctcaagtacaagtacaaggtGCGGATCTTCCTGGAGGAAAGCATGTCTTTTGGTGTGTTGGGAGAACACGGCCGAGGAGTCACAGAACACTTCGGGGTCAAT GTAGACGACATTGACCTGATCAGTGCCAACATGGAGAACGCCGTGGCGTCCATCGGAGGCTTCTGCTGCGGACGCTCCTTCGTCATAGACCACCAG CGTCTGTCGGGCCAGGGCTACTGCTTCTCTGCCTCGCTGCCCCCCAtgctggctgctgctgccatCGAGGCCCTCAACATCATGGAGGAGGATCCAG ATATATTCACGGTCCTGAGAGAAAAGTGCAAACAGGTTTACACAGCGTTACAGGG GACTCCAGGTCTGAAGGTAGTAGGAGTGCAGTTTGCACCGGCGCTTCACTTACAGCTGGAGAGAAGTTCCGGCTCCCGAGACTCTGACATGCAGCTGCTCCGCACCGTTGTAGAACAT TGCATGGAGAGAGGAGTGGCTCTGACCCTGGCTCGGTACCTGGAGAAAGAGGAGCGTTTCCTTCCCTCCCCCAG TATCAGGGTGGTGGTCACCGTCGAGCAGACGGACGAGGACATCCAGAAGGCCGTGGCCTGTATCCGGGAGGCAGCGGCAGCCACCCTCAAATGA